Genomic DNA from Desulfovibrio sp.:
TTGCGTTTCCCTTAACCGTTTTCCCTTGTCGCGAGGAGCGTTTATGCTCCTCCTCACTCCGCAAGTCAACCATTATTTCAACTTTTTGCAAATTAACCACAAAAAGCATGGCTTTCTCGTGTAGCGGAAGTTAAAAATAGCGAAACGGCACCACAGAGTCAAGCCGTAGTGCCGTTTTTTCGCAATCATTTGCCGAACTCGCCGACGTTTCAGACAATTTTGATTTTTTTCACCCCTCGCAAAACAACCACCAGCAACGCCCCACACAGCGCACTCTGCCAGGGATCCAGATTCGTCAGCAGCATCATGGTCAGCGCCAGCATGCCGCCAAAGGCGGCTGCCGTAGCGTACATTTCTTCTTCCACCACACGGGCCATATCCCCAAGGCAAAGGTCTCGCGCAATGCCGCCCACGAGCCCGCCCAGTATTCCAAGCAGGATGCTACCTGTGGGGCCAAGCCCGGCCATCACGCCTCTTACGGTTCCCACACCAGCCCCAAGCGCCAGCCCCAGAGCATCCAACCAGTAAAAGGCCATCCAGGCCCGGCTGCTTTGCCCTATAATGATACCGCCAATGCCGCCGCACACGCATGCCGCCAGATACTCCCCCTGATTGAGGGTGATGGCGCCGTACCCAAGCAGTCCATCACGAGCAAGCGGTGCTGCCATTCCCGCCAGACAGGCAAGAACGGCAGCACCGCTAAAATGTGCGCCCGTAGAGCGCGCCCGGCAAGATGCGGCAGCGGCCAGCATGAAGCTGGCCGCCAGATCTAACACAAATAAGGGAAGGTTCTGCATACGCTGCACCCAGGGGCCAGACCATTTCATTCATGAAATGCTCCAGCAAGGATTTGCCTGCAAATCATTGCCGCGAAACAGGCACATGCGGGCTTTGCCAGCGTTGAGCGCCTGTTTAAGGCTTTTGCTCTACTTGGCCAGCCCCACTGCCCGGCGTTCACGAATGACCGTCACGCGGATCTGGCCGGGATAGGTAAGGTTTTTCTCAATCTTTTCAGCAATATCCTTACAGAGAATATACGTGGTGTCGTCATCAACCATGTCGGAGTTGACCATCACGCGAATCTCGCGGCCAGCCTGAATGGCGTATGCCTTGCTGACGCCATCAAAGCTGGTGGCAATGCCTTCCAGATCTTCAAGCCGCTTCACGTAGTTTTCAAGCAGCTCTTTACGTGCGCCGGGGCGCGCGCCAGAGATGGAGTCAGCCGCCTGCACCAGCACGGCCAGAGCCGTTGAGGGGCGCTGGTCTTCATGGTGGGCTGCAATGGCGTGGATGATCTCCTGGCTTTCGTTGTACTTCTTGGCGAGGTCCGCGCCTATAAGGGCATGCGGGCCTTCCACCTCATGGTCAACGGCCTTGCCGATGTCATGCAACAGGCCAGCCCGCTTGGCTTTTTTGACGTCCATGCCGAGCTCTGCGGCCATCATGCCGCACAGGGCCGAAACTTCAAGAGAGTGCTGGAGCACGTTTTGGGTAAACGAGGTGCGGTAACGCAACTGCCCGAGCAAACGTACTATTTCCGGATGGATACCGTGAACGCCCGCGTCAAAGGTGGCCTGCTCGCCCACTTCGCGCACCTGGGTGTCCAGTTCCTGCTCGCACTTCTGCACAATGTCTTCGATACGGGCGGGGTGAATGCGGCCATCCTGAATCAAGCGCTCAAGCGCCATTTTGGCAACCTGACGGCGCAGAGGGCTGTACGCTGAAAGAATAACGGTTTCAGGCGTATCATCGATAATAAGATCAACACCGGTGGCAGCCTCGAGCGCGCGGATATTGCGGCCTTCGCGCCCGATGATGCGTCCCTTCATGTCTTCGCTCGGAAGGGTCACAGCGGTCACGGTCTGCTCGTTGACGTAGTCGCCCGCATAACGCTGGATGACGTTACAGAGGATTTCTTTGGCTTTGCGGTCGGCAGTTTCGCGCGCTTCCATTTCAATCTGGCGGATCATGCGCGCCGATTCGTGCCGGGTTTTGGCTTCAATTTCGCCGAAAAGCCGGACCTTTGCCTCATCAGCGGTGAGCCCTGCAATTTCAGAAAGCCGCTGCTCCTGCTCTTCAATACGGGTCTGCAAAAACATTTCAGATTCAGCGAGCTGGCGTTCCTTGCGGGCCAGATCCTTCTCTGAAGTCAGCAGTTCGTGCTCCCTTGTGGTAGCTTTTTCAAGCTTTTCCTCAAGGCGACCGCCCATTTCTTCAAGCTTGCGTTCGCGGGCCTTGACCTCGCGCTCACGTTCCTTGAATTCGTTTTCGAGTTCCCGTTTCTGATTGAACAGATCATCCTGGCCCTGAAGCAATATCTCTTTTTTCTGGGCCTGCGCCTCTTTACGCGCTTCCGCCACTATGCGCTTCGCCAGATCTTCGGCGTCGCCCACACGTTTTGCGGCAGAGCGCTTGTGCGCAAACACCCCCAGCGCAACCCCCAGCAGCGCCGCAGCTACAAGCGCTGCAATGAACAATGGATCCATGAATCCAGCCTCTCTCTTTTATCAATACGGACCCTGCGCCAACAGGCACGGGCCGACGAACACCGGCAAGCGGCAAAACTGCCGCACACCGTAGCAAAATGAGCCCAAAGGGGCTGCTGAAACCCTGGCTGGATACCGATTAACGGTCTGGAATGAACTGCGCAAAAGCATCGGCCACTAAGGATGGCAGCCAGATACGTCAAAAGAAGGCGCGTTCCCCGGAGCGCCGTGTCATGCTTGCGGTACAGAACCTGGATAACCAGGTCGGGCGCCTGTATGTCCTTTCCGGGCTTCCCGGTCTTGCCGGGCGTGCACACACAAAGACAGTGACGGCTCCCTATTATATTCTTGTCAGGTTAGCACCGAGGCATAAATCACGCGCGTCCCAGGGAAGCGCCCAAAGGAGCCTAAGAGGACTCCTCTATTTTTGAAAGCAAGGTTGAGACGCGATTCTGCACGTCCGCCTGCTCTTTCTGCGATTGCAACAAATCATCCGCCAGTCCAAGGGCCATAAAAGTCAGCAGAATGTCCTTGGTCTGCCCTCCGTGGAACCTCAGCTTCTGGTCTGCGAACCGTTCCTCCACCAGCCGCACGGCTTCCTGTACACGCCGCATGTCGGCTCCAGGCTTGAATGCAATGCTCAGCCCAAGAACGGTGAGGTTGATAGTATCCTGGTTCACAAAAACCTACTCGACGCTGTCGTGCTCCTGAATCCTGCGCAGCAAGGCGTCAATGCGATTCAGCGCCTCAGTACGCAGCGTTTCTTCGTTTTCAAGAGCTTCACGCAGCTTTTGGTTTTCTTCATCAAGTGCGTCATTTCTGGCTGCCACAGCGGCAGACTCCGCACTGATTTTCGCGTTTTCCGCCTTGAGGCGGTCAAGTCGGGCCAAAAGCGCCTCAACCTGCGATTCAAGCTGCTCCAAAAGTTCCATGATTTGTAAATAACACCGCGACATGACCTTGGCAAGAATGGATACGCTCGGGCGAAAAAATACCCGCGCCGGGCTGTGCCGGCGCGGGCTACAAAAAACCAAAACCCTTGCGGCACGGGCCGCCTGGGCCGTTTATTTATTCCTGCGGGGCAGATTTTTCTGCTTTTCGCGGGCAATGGCAAGCTCGCCATTGGGCACGTCGCGAGTAATGACCGAGCCTGCGCCCACAAGGGCGTCGTCGCCCACAGTCACAGGGGCAACCAGAGCCGTATTGCTGCCAATAAAGGCATAACGCCCGATCTTGGTCTGAAACTTGTGCTTTCCATCGTAATTGCAGGTGATTGTGCCCGCGCCGATGTTGGTGCCCTCGCCTATTTCGGCATCGCCAAGATAGGTAAGGTGGTTGGCCTTGGCGCCTTTGCCAAGGTGGGTCTTTTTAAGCTCCACAAAATTGCCCACATGCGACTGTTCTTCAAGCACAGCGCCGGGCCGTAGGCGGGCAAAGGGCCCCACCAGTGCGGCTGCGCCCACGCGGGCTTTTTCAAGATGGGAGAAGGAACGGATCTCCGCATTATTGGAGATCACGCAGTCGCGCACCACGCAATGCGAGGCAACGCTGGCCCCACGGCTGATGCTGGTATGACCATAAATTTCGCACGGGCCGGTCAGTTCCACTCCGGGTTCAATCTGCGCCAGGGGGCCAACACGCACAGAGCCCGGCGCATGCACGATAACACCCGAGGCGAGCAGATCATCAACAATACGGGCGCGCAGGGTTTCTTCCATGCGGGAAAGCTCAAGCGGCGAATTCACCCCCATGAGCGAATCATCACGGCCGCACTGGATGCCGAGAACTTCGTACTTTTCCGCAACGGCGAGGCCGATGAGGTCTGTAATGTAATATTCGCCGCTTTTGTTGCTGTTGTTCAGGTGCGGCAAAAGGCTTTGCACCGCAGCAAGGCTGCAATAGTACATGCCAGCGTTAACCTCGTTGGAGGGCGGCCCGTAGAGCGAGGAATCATAATCCTTGGCTTCCACTATGGCCTTGACCTTGCCCTGCTGGCGCACTACCCGGCCATATGCGCCGGGGTTGTCCAGCTCAATGGTGGCAAAGGCCAGGTCAGCGCCAACGGCCTCGGCAAGAAAAGAACGAACCAGAGATTCCGAAAGCAGGGGCGCATCGCCGTTGACCACCAGCAAATGGGTGCAACCGGCTTCGCTCAGCGCGGGCAGAGCCTGAATAAGGGCGTGGCCTGTGCCAAGCTGCTGCTCCTGCAACACAAAGCGGGCACCAGGAAAGGCGGCCTGCACCATTTCGGCGCGGTGCCCGGCCACAATCCAGACGTCTTCCGCAAAAACGGGGCGCAGAGCCTCAATGACGCAGGCAAGCATTGGCTCGCCCAGCAGCGTTTGCAGCACCTTGGGCCTGTCCGAGTGCATGCGGGTTCCCTTGCCCGCTGCAAGAATCAAAGCCGCGTTCTTCGGCATGAATATCTCCTTCGTTCGCCACATATGGCGGGAAATGTGCAGGCAGAGCAATAGCCTCTTGCGGGCCAAACAGCAAGACCGCAGAGGTAATCTGCGCGGTGCGGCGCTGCTTGGGCGTTTACTCCGTGCTCACCTGCGGGGGCAGACCGATCACGCAAAGCCTGGCATAGGTGCTGTGCAGGCGCGCATTCAGCGCATCTGACGAAAGATCGGCCATACGTGGAAACATGCGATTGAGCACCATCACCGCCTTGGCGGCTGCGGGCGTCAGCTGCAGGCCAGACCATTTGGCGAGGCGCAGGCACCGCCCTCCGTAATAATCCTGAACATGGCGCAGATTGCCCGCATCATTGCGCGGCACACTGTGGCTGAACAGCGGCGCGGCTGCGAGCACTGCCCTGGTAAAAAAATCCTGCATGACCAGTGAGCGCTCAGGATCAAACTCGCTTAGATACCCGGCAGAAACAAGGCAGCCAGCCGCATGGGCCAGCCAGCCTGCGCACTTGGCCTGCAAGGGAAATTCCGGCAGCTCGGCCAGCATGCGGCCAACCTTTTCGTGCATGAGGGAATCATGAACATACATGGGCTTCATGTCGCTGGTGGAATTGTCGCCATGCTTTCTGTACAGCACCAGCCCGTCCGGGTTCATCCCAACCCTTGCCCCCATGCCATAGCAGCGCAGCCAGTATTCCTGATCTTCACAATGGCGGATGCTCTCATCAAAATAGCCAGCACGTCTGGCGCAGGCCATGCGCAGCAAAAAGCAATGTATGGGAGCGAGGTTGGCGGTACAGGCGTGTACGTCCCAATGACTGTTGACCAGTGACCAGAGCGTCAGCAACGGTTCTCCCTCATCCTGTTGCAGATTCATGCAACGGCAGATGCTCATGTCCAGTTCCGGCTGCGCCTCAAAAACCCGTAAGTGGCTGGCAAGCAGCCCCCTGGAAAAAAGGTCGTCCGCATCAAGAAAAGCCACAAAATCACCATGCGCAGCGCGCAGGCCGGTGTTTCTGGCGCGGGACGGCCCCGAATTGGCCTGCCGGATAAATACAATATCCGACCCAAAGCTTTCAGCCACTTCTGCGGTATTGTCGGTGGAGCCATCGTCCACAACAATGACTTCCACATCAATGCCCGGCCCGCGCTGCTCTCGCACACTCGCTACGGCTTGCGGCAGAAATGCGGCATAGTTGTATGTGGGGATAATGACGGAAACCAGAGATTGCGGGGCCATCCTGTCTCCTGCGATGTCTTGCGGGCAGAGGTTTGCCCCCTGCCCGCCCATACACTGCGGTTATTGCGACAGCCCCGCGCGGGGCGCACCTAAAAAGACTTGCCTCAGTTCTTCCATATAAAGGTAAACACCTGCTCCACATCGGGGTGCAGGGTGTGGTGCACTGGGCAGCTTTGAGTGCAGCGCTCAATTACCATCTTTTCCTTGGCGGAATATTCGCGGTCAGGCATTTTGAAGGTCACTTCAATCTTGCCGATGCGGCGCGGGTCGGCGCTCATGGTTTTGTTGATCTCCATCTCCGTGCCGGTCACATCCACGCCATGCGTCTTTGCATAAATGCCAATAATGGTCATGGCGCAGGCCCCAAGGGCTGTGGCGCACAGGTCTGTGGGCGAAAAAGCCGCGCCCAGCCCCTGGTTGTCAGAAGGGGCGTCTGTGATGATCTTTGTGCCGCTCTGGTTGTGGACGCACTCCACGCGCAGATCCCCAAGATATTTTGCGCTGACGGTAGCCATGGCAACTCCTGCGGTTTTGCCGATCAAACGGCAGTTACGGGTGATTAACCAAAAACATTATGCTCGCGCAGCGTATTACAGGCAATAGCCAGCAGGGTCAGCCCACCCAGCAGTTCTGCCCATCCATTGACCGCGCAGAGGTTGGCCAGCGCCTTGCCCAGATACACGCCCACAGCGGTAATAACCGCGCAGACCAGACCGATCATCAGGGCCGGGCTCCAGACAGAAGTTCCCAGAATGGCAAAAGAAAGGCCCACGGCCAGGGCATCGATGCTTGTGGCAACGCTCAGCACCAGCAGGTTGCGCCCCGCAGTGGGGTCCACCGAAGGACGCGGACAGGAGGAACTCGCCCGCAGGGCCGAAAAGCCCGAGAGCACCATCTTGCCGCCTATCCAGCCCAGCAGGGCAAAGGCGATCCAGTGATCCCACGCTTCCATATAAGAACGCACGGTAATGCCCAGATACCACCCCACCACCGGCATGGCGAACTGAAAAAAACCGAATGCCGCGGAAAGCCGGAAGTAATGGCGCGCCTGCGGCACGCGCAAGGCGCAGCCTGAAGCCAGGGCAACGGCAAAAGCATCCATGGAAAGGGCAACGGCCAGGAGCAGAACAGCAAAAAACGACATAAAAACCCCATGCTACGGTGCGCAATGACCGCCCAAATTGATTGCAGAGTGGCGTGAACTATAGGGCAAGGGCCGCTCAGGAGCAAGAGAGGTCTTTCGCTTGCGGCTGACACGGCCTCGGGATACAAGGCTGGGTATGCAAACTATTCCTTCTTGGCTTTTCTGCTGGCAATGGATTGCCGCTGTTCTGACCCTGGGCGCAAGCGCCGCTTCGGCCATGCCCATTATTATTGCTCTCACCCTGGCCACCGGCAGACGCGGACAGGCCAGGCTCAGCGCCTATGGCGCGCGCACCCTCGCCCGCTGCGCTGCGGGGCTGGCTGTTCTTGGCCCGCTGCTGGCAGCAGGCAGTGTTCTTGCCCTGCTGGCAAGCGTGCGCAGCACGGAACATATGTTTGAAGGCGTGTCATTGTGGATGCCAGCCATGCTGCCTTACACAACAGCGGTTGCCGCATGGCTGGCTGGCATAATATGCTTGCTGCTGTATCTTGCGGCTGACCGCGCTGCCCCCGTGCCGCAAGCTGTGCAGGATTACTGGCAACCGGGACAGATCGGCCTGCGCGTCGGCCTTGCGCTGCTGGCGGCCCTCTGTTTTTTTGCCGCGCAGGTTCTGCCCAACTGGCCCTTTTCTGGCCTGCCGCAAGGGCTGAGCATGGGGGATGTGGCTCTGGCCGTGCTTCCCAACACCCTGCACGACTACTTTACCGCATTGGCCCCAGCGGGCAGCGTTGCGCTGATCATACTTTCCCTTGTGGCCCGCAACCGCGGAGCCGCATTCACGCTGGCGGACGAGCAGCGCGCTGCCCGCTGGTGCGCGCTGTGGGCCATGGTGGGCTTTATCCCCCGCTGCATTGACCGCTGGGGGCTTGTGATCGGCTTTTCCCTGCGCCAGGGCCCCTTGCCGCAAGGTCTGGCGGAACAGGCAATGGGCCTTGTGCCCATGACCCTCGCCATTGCCTGCTGGGTTGCCCTGTTTGTTCTGCGCGCTCCCCGCAAATTCTACTGGCTCAATGTTCTTGGGCTTCTGCTGCTTGTGCTGGGCGCGAGCTTTCCGTTCCTATTGGCGCTCGGGCGCTGATGCTTGCCCCGCACATGGGCAGCGCGTATACCCGACTGCACATATGGATTCGATTTTTCCGCAACCCGGAGGTTCCCATGCGGACTTTGTTTTTTCTGTCCCTTCTCATGCTCTGCCTGACGGTCACAGCCCAGGCTGAACCGCGCTCGTTTACGCTTTTCAGTGCCGACCTGCCCCAAGGCTGGGACGGCGAGGAAAAAATGGGCTTCAAATCGGGCAACCCCGATGAATGCATGCTGATTCTGGGCCTTTCCAACGAAAAGAAAGACGACTACGCCGCGCTCATCAGCATTTTTGTTCTGCCTAACACGCAGAATGACGACAGCGCCTCCCTTGCCAACAAGCTGGCCCCCCTTCAGGCCAACGCATCCCAGCCCCGCCCGCAGGGGCCGTTCTGGACGTTCAACGGCGAACTGCGCAGCCAGGCCTTTCCCGCCCCCGGCGTGACCAAGGTCAACGCCACGGCAGACAAGGTCATCATTGCCATTGTTCAGGATCCTGATCAGCGTGGAGCCGAAGCTGTTTTTGCCAGCCTCAAGGGCCTCACCCCCGAAACGCGCAAGCTGCTCGGCCAGTAAACAACACCCGCACATAGTTGACGCGGCTTTTTCTAGCAGGCCGTAATGTAAAACACCGGCTGTCCTTTGCAGGGCAGCCGGTGTTTTACATTGGCTCAGCTTCAATCGGGCTTATTCGTGCCAGCCCAGAAACATCTTGTAGGCATCGTTGTTGGATTCTTCCACATGCGGATAGCCCATGGCTTCAACACGCTTGAGAAAATCCTCAAAGGCTTCCTTCTTTTCATCGGGCGCTTCAAATCCCACAAGCACGCGACCAAAATCCGCGCCGTGATAGCGGTACTGGAACAGCGAAATGCTGAAATCCACGCGCATGGCGTCCATAAAGTCCAGCAGAGCGCCGGGGCGTTCGGGGAAGGTAAAGCGCAGCAAACGCTCGTGCAGAATCTGGGGCGCGTTGCCACCCACCAGGTGGCGCACGTGCACCTTGGCCAGTTCGTTATCCGTGAGGTCAATGGCCTCAAAACCCTTACCGCGCAGTTCTTTCAGCACCTGGGCCACATCATCGCGCCCGTTGATCTTGATGCCCACCAGTACCCTGGCCTTTACCGGGTCTGAATACCGGGTGCAGAGTTCCGTGATGTTGCGGCTGCCAAAAGATGCGCACAACTGCCGGAAGCTGCCTACGGTTTCGGGGATGGTCACTGCCAGCAGGGCTTCGCGCTGAGCGCCTATTTCCGCGCGGTCAACCACGTGGCTCAGGCGGTCAAAGTTCATGTTCGCGCCGCTCACAATGGCTACCAGGGTGGCATCGTGCAGATCCCCCGCCTTGGCGTAAGCCCGCAGGCCAGCCAGAGCGAGCGCGCCCGCAGGCTCGGCCACCACGCGGGTGTCTTCAAAAATATCCTTGATAGCGCCGCAGATGGCGTCCGTCTCAACGGTGATGATGTCGTCAAGCAGGTCGCGGCAGAGAACAAACGTTTCTTCACCCACCAGCTTGACGGCCACGCCGTCGGCAAACAGACCCACATCGTGCAGTTCCACGCGCTGCCCGGCCATGACGGAACGCCGCATGGCGTCAGAATCCACAGGCTCCACGCCGATGACGCGGATTTCAGGCCGCAGGTTCTTGATATAGGCGGCAACGCCCGCCGCCATGCCGCCCCCGCCGATGGGGACAAACACGGCATGGATATCACCGGGGTACTGGCGCAGGATTTCCATGCCGATGGTGCCCTGCCCTGCGATGACATCCGGGTCGTCAAAGGGCGGAATATACACGCAGCCGGTTTCCTGAATCAGGTCAAGCGTGTGCTTCCAGGCATCGCTGAAAGATTCCCCCGAAAGCACAACCTGACCACCCAGCCGCTTCACAGCCTCGACCTTGATGGCGGGCGTGGTCACGGGCATGACGATGGTAGCTTCGCACCCCAGCCTGCGCGCGCCAAGGGCAACCCCCTGAGCGTGATTGCCAGCCGAGGCGGTAATAACGCCCCTGCGCAGCTCTTCCTTGGTAAGGTGCGCCATCTTGTTGTAGGCGCCTCTGATCTTGAAGGAAAAAACAGGCTGGAGGTCTTCGCGCTTGAGCAAAATATTATTGCCGGTGCGGCGCGAAAGACTGACCGCCTCGTCCAGGGGGGTTTCTACCGCCACGTCGTATACGCGGCTCAAAAGGATACGGTTCAGGTATTCGCTGTGCTTGTCCATGAAAATGTCCTTGCGGGGCTTCGCGCATGGCCGCCCTTGCGGTCGAAAAACGCATTTTGTGAGGCCAATCT
This window encodes:
- a CDS encoding TRIC cation channel family protein; this translates as MQNLPLFVLDLAASFMLAAAASCRARSTGAHFSGAAVLACLAGMAAPLARDGLLGYGAITLNQGEYLAACVCGGIGGIIIGQSSRAWMAFYWLDALGLALGAGVGTVRGVMAGLGPTGSILLGILGGLVGGIARDLCLGDMARVVEEEMYATAAAFGGMLALTMMLLTNLDPWQSALCGALLVVVLRGVKKIKIV
- the ilvA gene encoding threonine ammonia-lyase, biosynthetic, with the translated sequence MDKHSEYLNRILLSRVYDVAVETPLDEAVSLSRRTGNNILLKREDLQPVFSFKIRGAYNKMAHLTKEELRRGVITASAGNHAQGVALGARRLGCEATIVMPVTTPAIKVEAVKRLGGQVVLSGESFSDAWKHTLDLIQETGCVYIPPFDDPDVIAGQGTIGMEILRQYPGDIHAVFVPIGGGGMAAGVAAYIKNLRPEIRVIGVEPVDSDAMRRSVMAGQRVELHDVGLFADGVAVKLVGEETFVLCRDLLDDIITVETDAICGAIKDIFEDTRVVAEPAGALALAGLRAYAKAGDLHDATLVAIVSGANMNFDRLSHVVDRAEIGAQREALLAVTIPETVGSFRQLCASFGSRNITELCTRYSDPVKARVLVGIKINGRDDVAQVLKELRGKGFEAIDLTDNELAKVHVRHLVGGNAPQILHERLLRFTFPERPGALLDFMDAMRVDFSISLFQYRYHGADFGRVLVGFEAPDEKKEAFEDFLKRVEAMGYPHVEESNNDAYKMFLGWHE
- a CDS encoding glycosyltransferase; this encodes MAPQSLVSVIIPTYNYAAFLPQAVASVREQRGPGIDVEVIVVDDGSTDNTAEVAESFGSDIVFIRQANSGPSRARNTGLRAAHGDFVAFLDADDLFSRGLLASHLRVFEAQPELDMSICRCMNLQQDEGEPLLTLWSLVNSHWDVHACTANLAPIHCFLLRMACARRAGYFDESIRHCEDQEYWLRCYGMGARVGMNPDGLVLYRKHGDNSTSDMKPMYVHDSLMHEKVGRMLAELPEFPLQAKCAGWLAHAAGCLVSAGYLSEFDPERSLVMQDFFTRAVLAAAPLFSHSVPRNDAGNLRHVQDYYGGRCLRLAKWSGLQLTPAAAKAVMVLNRMFPRMADLSSDALNARLHSTYARLCVIGLPPQVSTE
- a CDS encoding spidroin-2, with the translated sequence MQTIPSWLFCWQWIAAVLTLGASAASAMPIIIALTLATGRRGQARLSAYGARTLARCAAGLAVLGPLLAAGSVLALLASVRSTEHMFEGVSLWMPAMLPYTTAVAAWLAGIICLLLYLAADRAAPVPQAVQDYWQPGQIGLRVGLALLAALCFFAAQVLPNWPFSGLPQGLSMGDVALAVLPNTLHDYFTALAPAGSVALIILSLVARNRGAAFTLADEQRAARWCALWAMVGFIPRCIDRWGLVIGFSLRQGPLPQGLAEQAMGLVPMTLAIACWVALFVLRAPRKFYWLNVLGLLLLVLGASFPFLLALGR
- a CDS encoding cell division protein ZapA — encoded protein: MNQDTINLTVLGLSIAFKPGADMRRVQEAVRLVEERFADQKLRFHGGQTKDILLTFMALGLADDLLQSQKEQADVQNRVSTLLSKIEESS
- a CDS encoding protoporphyrinogen oxidase produces the protein MRTLFFLSLLMLCLTVTAQAEPRSFTLFSADLPQGWDGEEKMGFKSGNPDECMLILGLSNEKKDDYAALISIFVLPNTQNDDSASLANKLAPLQANASQPRPQGPFWTFNGELRSQAFPAPGVTKVNATADKVIIAIVQDPDQRGAEAVFASLKGLTPETRKLLGQ
- the zapB gene encoding cell division protein ZapB, producing the protein MELLEQLESQVEALLARLDRLKAENAKISAESAAVAARNDALDEENQKLREALENEETLRTEALNRIDALLRRIQEHDSVE
- the glmU gene encoding bifunctional UDP-N-acetylglucosamine diphosphorylase/glucosamine-1-phosphate N-acetyltransferase GlmU, producing the protein MPKNAALILAAGKGTRMHSDRPKVLQTLLGEPMLACVIEALRPVFAEDVWIVAGHRAEMVQAAFPGARFVLQEQQLGTGHALIQALPALSEAGCTHLLVVNGDAPLLSESLVRSFLAEAVGADLAFATIELDNPGAYGRVVRQQGKVKAIVEAKDYDSSLYGPPSNEVNAGMYYCSLAAVQSLLPHLNNSNKSGEYYITDLIGLAVAEKYEVLGIQCGRDDSLMGVNSPLELSRMEETLRARIVDDLLASGVIVHAPGSVRVGPLAQIEPGVELTGPCEIYGHTSISRGASVASHCVVRDCVISNNAEIRSFSHLEKARVGAAALVGPFARLRPGAVLEEQSHVGNFVELKKTHLGKGAKANHLTYLGDAEIGEGTNIGAGTITCNYDGKHKFQTKIGRYAFIGSNTALVAPVTVGDDALVGAGSVITRDVPNGELAIAREKQKNLPRRNK
- a CDS encoding OsmC family protein, giving the protein MATVSAKYLGDLRVECVHNQSGTKIITDAPSDNQGLGAAFSPTDLCATALGACAMTIIGIYAKTHGVDVTGTEMEINKTMSADPRRIGKIEVTFKMPDREYSAKEKMVIERCTQSCPVHHTLHPDVEQVFTFIWKN
- the rny gene encoding ribonuclease Y, which gives rise to MDPLFIAALVAAALLGVALGVFAHKRSAAKRVGDAEDLAKRIVAEARKEAQAQKKEILLQGQDDLFNQKRELENEFKEREREVKARERKLEEMGGRLEEKLEKATTREHELLTSEKDLARKERQLAESEMFLQTRIEEQEQRLSEIAGLTADEAKVRLFGEIEAKTRHESARMIRQIEMEARETADRKAKEILCNVIQRYAGDYVNEQTVTAVTLPSEDMKGRIIGREGRNIRALEAATGVDLIIDDTPETVILSAYSPLRRQVAKMALERLIQDGRIHPARIEDIVQKCEQELDTQVREVGEQATFDAGVHGIHPEIVRLLGQLRYRTSFTQNVLQHSLEVSALCGMMAAELGMDVKKAKRAGLLHDIGKAVDHEVEGPHALIGADLAKKYNESQEIIHAIAAHHEDQRPSTALAVLVQAADSISGARPGARKELLENYVKRLEDLEGIATSFDGVSKAYAIQAGREIRVMVNSDMVDDDTTYILCKDIAEKIEKNLTYPGQIRVTVIRERRAVGLAK
- a CDS encoding manganese efflux pump MntP family protein, whose protein sequence is MSFFAVLLLAVALSMDAFAVALASGCALRVPQARHYFRLSAAFGFFQFAMPVVGWYLGITVRSYMEAWDHWIAFALLGWIGGKMVLSGFSALRASSSCPRPSVDPTAGRNLLVLSVATSIDALAVGLSFAILGTSVWSPALMIGLVCAVITAVGVYLGKALANLCAVNGWAELLGGLTLLAIACNTLREHNVFG